CCCGGCTTGACGTACTCCGGCGTTACCATGCGCGCCCGGCCGATGGCCACCGCCAGCACCTCGGCCTCACGCGCCACGCCCGGCAGGTCCACCGTCCGGCTGTGGCAGACCGTCACCGTGAGGTGCTCGGCCAGGAGGAGTTGAAAGAGCGGCTTGCCGACGATGTTCGAGCGGCCGATGACCACGGCTCGCTTGCCCACCAGCGCCACGCCGGTGGTCTTCAACAGGTGATGGACGGCGCGGGCGGTGGCCGGCACGAAGCGCGGACGCCCCAGGGCCAAAAGCCCCGCGTTTTCCGGGTGCACCCCGTCCACGTCTTTCGCCGGGTCCACCAGTGAATCCACGGCGTCCGGGTCGAGCCCCGCGGGCAGGGGGCGCATGACGAGAACCCCGTGGGCGCCGGTCTCGGCTTCTTTGAGAAGCCTCTCGAAACCGGCCGGGTCCACGTCGGCGGGGAGTTCCACCGTTCGGACGACGAGGCCGCTCTTGGTCCCGGCCTTGGCCAGGGAGCGGGCGTAGGCCCCGGCGTTGGGGTCGCCCTCCGGCGTGAGGATGGCGAGGGTGGGCTCGACCCCGTCGCGGCATAACGCCCCGGCCCGGGCGGCGTTGGCCTCGCCCAGTTCCCGCGCCACGGC
Above is a window of bacterium DNA encoding:
- a CDS encoding bifunctional 5,10-methylenetetrahydrofolate dehydrogenase/5,10-methenyltetrahydrofolate cyclohydrolase, whose protein sequence is MSDFHRVHEERPVGARMIDGKAVARELGEANAARAGALCRDGVEPTLAILTPEGDPNAGAYARSLAKAGTKSGLVVRTVELPADVDPAGFERLLKEAETGAHGVLVMRPLPAGLDPDAVDSLVDPAKDVDGVHPENAGLLALGRPRFVPATARAVHHLLKTTGVALVGKRAVVIGRSNIVGKPLFQLLLAEHLTVTVCHSRTVDLPGVAREAEVLAVAIGRARMVTPEYVKPGAVVLDAGYNWSDELGREQGDVHPEVPSRAWSPGRGTSAPPSR